Genomic window (Wenzhouxiangella marina):
CCAGACGCTGCTGGAACGGATCGCGCAGATCATAGGCCGAGTAGGTCACGACTTCGGTCGGCGCGATCGGCGGAATCGGCTCGATCTCGCCAGCAGGGGTCCGCAGGGTCTGCTGAACCCACACGCGCAGATCGCTCGAGCCACGCTCACATGCCGTGGTCATCAGAAGCGTTGCGACGATCAAAGTACCTAGCTGGAGATGCCTGTTCATCATCTGTTCTCCGGCTGCATGTTGTTCTGTTCGTTCGGATCCAGGTAACGGTAGGTCGTCACCGTTCCCTCCATCCGCAGACGACCGCCCTCGATCGGCTCCAACTCGATATCCCGCATGGTCAGGATGACCACTCTTGACAGGGACGCGACCGAAGAAACGAAGGTGCCGAATTCATGATAGGTGCCCACCAGACGCACGCTGATCGGTTGCTCGGCGTAGAAGTCACGCACGATCTCGGCTCTCGGCTCGAACAATTCAGTGCCGATGCCCGAACCCTGAGCCGTTTGCGAGATGTCCATCAGCAGCGCCGGCATTTCGGTCTTCGAAGGCAGCTGCTGAAGCATGCCGGCAAGCAATTCTTCCATTTCCTCGAGCTGACGCTCGTAGGCCGTTAGATTCACCGCCTTCTGCTGGTTATCCCGGAACTCCTGCTTCAGCTCGACCTCGGTGGCTTCTCGCCGCTGCAGGTCGGTTTGCTTGTCCTTGATCAGGAACCAATAGCCTCCGGCCACGATCAAGATCGCCAGGAATCCGAGAACGACTGCTTTCGTCCCTGTTGAAGCAGAGCCCAGATTATTGGGGTCCAGATCTCTCAGTTCAGACAGATCCATCGATCAACCCTCCTCTACTTCGTCGGTTTTCGGCGGCCCGACCCGAGCCTGCAGCTCGAAACGATAAGGCTGCCCCGGCGTGTTCTCATTGTTCTCGCGCTCAACGATGTTCAGCCTGGTTTCGCTCATCCACTCTGCGTCTTCGATGTTGCGCATGTAGTCGGAAACGCGGGTCTCGGACTCGCTCACGCCTTGGATCGTCAACAACTCGTTGTTCTGCCGAACCGAAGTCAGGGTGACGCCCTCCGGTACGGTTTGCGCCATCGAATTGAACAGATGCACCATGACGTTGCGATTGCTCTGGAGCTGCTCGATCACGTTCTTGCGTGCGATCAGGTTGTCCCGCACCTCTTCGAGCTGTTCGATTCGCTCGATGTCACGTTCCAGCTTGCGGATTTCGGAACGGAGAAAGTTGTTCCGATTTTCCTGTCCGGAAATCTGCTGGTTCATGTAGAAGTTCGCAGCGAACACGATCAGAGCGGCAAGCGCCACCGTCGCACCGAGCGCAATCAGGAATTGCTTCTGCTTCTGCGCGCGAAGATTCTCGCGCCAGGGCAGTAGGTTGATTTTTGCCATCAGTCGAACCCTCTCAGGGCCAGTCCGCAGGCCGTTGTGAGTGCAGGTCTCGCCTGGTCCAGCTCGCGCGTGTTGATCTTGGGCGAGAGTCGAAGCTCCTTGAGCGGGTCAGCCACTTCGCAGGAAATGCCGACCTCGTTGCCGACGGCCTCTGCCAGG
Coding sequences:
- a CDS encoding type 4a pilus biogenesis protein PilO; translated protein: MDLSELRDLDPNNLGSASTGTKAVVLGFLAILIVAGGYWFLIKDKQTDLQRREATEVELKQEFRDNQQKAVNLTAYERQLEEMEELLAGMLQQLPSKTEMPALLMDISQTAQGSGIGTELFEPRAEIVRDFYAEQPISVRLVGTYHEFGTFVSSVASLSRVVILTMRDIELEPIEGGRLRMEGTVTTYRYLDPNEQNNMQPENR
- a CDS encoding PilN domain-containing protein, whose product is MAKINLLPWRENLRAQKQKQFLIALGATVALAALIVFAANFYMNQQISGQENRNNFLRSEIRKLERDIERIEQLEEVRDNLIARKNVIEQLQSNRNVMVHLFNSMAQTVPEGVTLTSVRQNNELLTIQGVSESETRVSDYMRNIEDAEWMSETRLNIVERENNENTPGQPYRFELQARVGPPKTDEVEEG